Proteins encoded together in one Deinococcus irradiatisoli window:
- a CDS encoding circularly permuted type 2 ATP-grasp protein codes for MQNYQQGQRFFDEMFTPDGAVRPHYQGVQAYLERLGVPEFERRRSLLDLAFRNQGITFTVYGDSAGTERTFPFDPVPRIIPAGEWATLEAGLTQRVGALNAFLRDIYSEAQILKDGVIPSELVYTSAHFRREVHGLQVPLGIYTHIVGSDLIRDEQGKYLVLEDNLRSPSGVSYLLANRAAMTRIYPGMFDSQGVRTVQHYTTALLNVLSSLSPRAPEATVVLLTPGMYNSAYFEHAYLAQQMGVELVEGRDLFVDNGRVWMRTTAGRTQVDVIYRRVDDDFLDPLTFRRDSALGVPGLVEVYRQGRVAIANAIGAGVADDKAVYAYVPQMIEYYLNETPILGNVPTYLGWDADHLAYMLGNAAEMVIKAVGEAGGYGMLIGPAATRQEIDDFLVQVRENPRNYIAQPVIGLSRHPTFYPDSGDFEAAHVDLRPYILVGQEVTIVPGGLTRVALKRGSLVVNSSQGGGSKDTWVLDHDGPLHPQIQSQLQGTASPGGPAEGAAQRYFQNAPLEAPGQTQSQSQSQSGGGQTQSQMQGQPPDQEPPLGHRDTPAEDEGQAAHRFVAGAELPEQLQHGSHDAAEEAEPDPSVVPGIEHPDQQGDV; via the coding sequence ATGCAAAATTACCAGCAAGGCCAGCGGTTTTTTGACGAGATGTTCACCCCGGACGGCGCGGTCAGGCCCCACTACCAGGGCGTTCAGGCCTACCTCGAGCGCCTCGGTGTGCCGGAGTTCGAGCGCCGGCGCTCGCTGCTCGACCTGGCCTTTCGCAACCAGGGCATCACCTTCACCGTCTACGGCGACAGCGCCGGCACCGAGCGCACCTTTCCCTTCGACCCGGTGCCGCGCATCATTCCGGCTGGCGAGTGGGCCACCCTGGAAGCCGGGCTGACCCAGCGCGTGGGAGCGCTCAACGCTTTTTTGCGCGACATCTACAGCGAGGCCCAGATTCTCAAAGACGGGGTGATTCCCAGCGAACTGGTCTACACCTCGGCGCATTTCCGGCGCGAGGTCCACGGCCTGCAGGTGCCGCTGGGCATCTACACCCACATCGTCGGCAGCGACCTGATCCGCGACGAGCAGGGCAAGTACCTGGTGCTGGAAGACAACCTGCGCTCGCCCAGCGGCGTGTCGTACCTGCTGGCCAACCGCGCCGCCATGACCCGCATCTATCCCGGCATGTTCGATTCGCAGGGCGTGCGCACCGTGCAGCACTACACCACCGCCCTGCTGAACGTGCTGAGTTCGCTCAGCCCGCGCGCGCCGGAAGCGACGGTGGTGCTGCTGACCCCGGGGATGTACAACAGCGCCTACTTCGAGCACGCCTACCTCGCCCAGCAGATGGGCGTGGAACTCGTCGAGGGGCGCGATCTGTTCGTGGACAACGGCCGGGTCTGGATGAGAACCACCGCCGGACGCACCCAGGTGGACGTGATCTACCGCCGGGTGGACGACGACTTCCTCGATCCGCTGACCTTCCGGCGCGATTCGGCGCTGGGCGTGCCGGGACTCGTCGAGGTCTACCGCCAGGGCCGGGTGGCGATCGCCAACGCCATCGGCGCGGGGGTGGCCGACGACAAGGCGGTCTACGCCTACGTGCCACAGATGATCGAGTACTACCTGAACGAAACGCCGATTCTCGGCAACGTGCCGACCTACCTCGGCTGGGACGCCGACCACCTGGCGTATATGCTCGGCAACGCCGCCGAAATGGTGATCAAGGCGGTGGGCGAGGCGGGCGGCTACGGCATGCTGATCGGCCCGGCCGCCACCCGGCAGGAGATCGACGACTTTCTGGTGCAGGTGCGCGAAAACCCGCGCAACTACATCGCCCAGCCGGTGATCGGCCTGTCGCGCCACCCCACCTTCTACCCGGATTCCGGCGACTTCGAGGCCGCGCACGTGGATTTGCGGCCCTACATCCTGGTGGGCCAGGAGGTGACCATCGTGCCGGGCGGCCTGACGCGGGTGGCGCTCAAGCGCGGCTCGCTGGTGGTGAATTCCTCGCAGGGCGGCGGCAGCAAGGACACCTGGGTGCTCGACCACGACGGCCCGCTGCACCCGCAGATTCAGAGTCAGTTGCAGGGCACCGCCTCGCCGGGCGGACCGGCGGAGGGCGCGGCGCAGCGCTATTTTCAGAATGCGCCGCTGGAAGCGCCAGGCCAGACCCAGAGCCAGTCGCAAAGCCAGAGTGGCGGCGGCCAGACCCAAAGCCAGATGCAGGGCCAGCCGCCCGACCAGGAACCGCCGCTGGGCCACCGGGACACGCCGGCCGAGGACGAGGGGCAGGCCGCCCACCGTTTCGTGGCCGGAGCCGAATTGCCCGAGCAGTTGCAGCACGGCTCCCACGATGCCGCCGAAGAAGCCGAGCCCGACCCCAGCGTGGTGCCGGGCATCGAGCACCCCGACCAGCAAGG
- a CDS encoding nucleoside hydrolase, translated as MTSSSRPVILDGDPGHDDAVNILLACSSPELDVLGVTTTYGNVGLERTTHNALVVRELIGGDFPVYPGADRPLVVPRLSAEAVHGESGLDGPHLPTPTRGAEALHAAQFIIDTVRARPGEVTLLPTGPLTNLALALRLAPDIATLIREVVWMGGSLEAGNWSPSAEFNALCDPHAAQIVFETAAETGLKLTMFGLNVTHQAIADSRRVAAFRALGTPVGEFTAVLLEFFAEHHRERYGWDGGALHDPMTAAYLLAPELFEVRPLLVDIDISAGPSAGRTIGDVWRVTGRPPNVDAALKVDADGFFALLTERIGRYR; from the coding sequence GTGACTTCTTCTTCCCGCCCGGTCATCCTCGACGGCGACCCCGGCCACGACGACGCCGTCAACATCCTGCTGGCCTGCTCGAGCCCCGAACTCGACGTGCTGGGCGTGACCACCACCTACGGCAACGTGGGTCTGGAGCGCACCACCCACAACGCCCTGGTGGTGCGCGAACTCATCGGCGGCGACTTTCCGGTGTACCCCGGCGCCGACCGGCCGCTGGTGGTCCCGCGCCTCAGCGCCGAGGCGGTGCACGGCGAAAGCGGCCTCGACGGTCCGCACCTGCCCACGCCCACCCGCGGCGCCGAAGCGCTGCACGCCGCGCAGTTCATCATCGACACGGTGCGGGCCCGGCCCGGCGAGGTGACGCTGCTGCCCACCGGCCCGCTGACCAACCTGGCCCTGGCGCTGCGGCTGGCCCCGGACATCGCCACGCTGATCCGCGAGGTGGTGTGGATGGGCGGCAGCCTGGAGGCTGGCAACTGGTCGCCCAGCGCCGAGTTCAACGCCCTGTGCGATCCGCACGCCGCTCAGATCGTCTTCGAAACGGCCGCCGAGACGGGCCTCAAGCTGACCATGTTCGGCCTCAACGTCACCCACCAGGCGATTGCCGACTCCCGGCGGGTGGCAGCCTTCCGGGCGCTGGGCACCCCGGTGGGCGAGTTCACGGCGGTGCTGCTGGAGTTCTTCGCCGAGCACCACCGCGAGCGCTACGGCTGGGACGGCGGCGCCCTGCACGACCCGATGACGGCCGCCTACCTGCTGGCCCCGGAACTGTTCGAGGTGCGGCCGCTGCTGGTGGACATCGACATCTCGGCGGGGCCGAGCGCCGGGCGCACCATCGGCGACGTGTGGCGCGTGACCGGCCGGCCGCCGAATGTGGACGCCGCGCTCAAGGTGGACGCCGACGGCTTTTTCGCCCTGCTCACCGAACGGATCGGGCGCTACCGATGA
- a CDS encoding MerR family transcriptional regulator: MAEFSTRTTMTIGAFSRLSRLSLKALRLYDALGLLSPVQTDEHSGYRYYDPAQLARARQISLLRQLDVPLQGIAELLDAPSAERPARFRALWEGLEMAHRQRRALAEYLMTQVFPEQRSSSMTQPSTSPTFTAQQRFVPEQRVATLTRRVFVGELQAFFEDSARVPQLLRAQGAEPAGPMFALYHGEVNQDSDGPVEICFPYRGEAQAEGDVQLRSEPAHHEAYITLTKSEFEFPQILGAYDAAHAAATQLGECGQLSPREIYTADWPAAGPDDPVGDVAWPFVPRP; encoded by the coding sequence ATGGCCGAGTTTTCCACCCGCACCACCATGACCATCGGCGCCTTCTCGCGCCTCAGCCGCCTGAGTCTCAAGGCGCTGCGGCTCTACGACGCCCTGGGCCTCTTGTCGCCGGTGCAGACCGACGAGCATAGCGGCTACCGCTACTACGATCCGGCCCAACTCGCCCGCGCCCGGCAGATCAGCTTGCTGCGTCAGCTCGACGTGCCGCTTCAGGGCATCGCCGAACTGCTCGACGCCCCGAGTGCCGAGCGCCCGGCCCGCTTCCGAGCGCTGTGGGAGGGCCTCGAAATGGCCCACCGGCAGCGGCGCGCCCTGGCCGAGTACCTGATGACCCAGGTGTTTCCCGAACAGAGGAGTTCCAGCATGACCCAGCCCTCCACTTCTCCCACCTTCACGGCGCAGCAGCGCTTCGTGCCCGAGCAGCGCGTCGCCACCCTCACCCGGCGCGTGTTCGTCGGCGAGCTTCAGGCCTTCTTCGAGGACTCGGCCCGGGTGCCGCAGCTGCTCAGGGCCCAGGGCGCCGAGCCCGCCGGGCCGATGTTCGCCCTGTATCACGGCGAGGTCAACCAGGACAGCGACGGCCCGGTGGAGATCTGTTTTCCCTACCGCGGCGAGGCGCAGGCCGAAGGCGACGTGCAGCTCAGAAGCGAGCCAGCCCACCATGAAGCGTATATCACCCTGACCAAAAGCGAGTTCGAGTTTCCGCAGATTCTGGGCGCCTACGACGCGGCGCACGCAGCGGCCACCCAGCTCGGCGAATGTGGGCAGCTCTCGCCGCGCGAAATCTACACCGCCGACTGGCCGGCCGCCGGTCCCGACGACCCAGTGGGCGACGTGGCCTGGCCGTTCGTGCCGCGACCTTAG
- a CDS encoding ornithine cyclodeaminase family protein, with protein MRLLTDTDVQNFPVAEAVEVMRSALRLHAGGQLTAPPRLSAAGLTFTVGATSEVMGFRAYPSVETPLEEQLVAVWNTQGQLEGVVVGSALGPLRTSALGAVAADVLARGDASRLGLIGSGVQAKAHALAVATVRPLSQVRIYSPNAQHRERLAAELRERGLNAQSVGSAEQVCAESDLLTLATSSAVPVVKAGWVRPGTHVASLGAKERGRHELPPELTERCTVIATDSPAQLGAAPGGHLAANFPVLALGTCLQNPPPRRPEDITLFLSVGLAGTEVLLARAMLPS; from the coding sequence ATGCGCCTGCTGACCGATACCGATGTGCAGAACTTTCCCGTGGCGGAGGCGGTGGAGGTGATGCGCTCGGCCCTGCGCCTGCACGCCGGGGGCCAGCTCACCGCGCCGCCGCGCCTGAGTGCCGCCGGCCTGACCTTCACGGTGGGCGCGACCTCCGAGGTGATGGGCTTTCGGGCCTACCCCAGCGTAGAGACGCCGCTCGAAGAGCAGCTGGTGGCGGTGTGGAATACCCAGGGCCAGCTCGAAGGCGTGGTGGTGGGCAGCGCGCTGGGGCCGCTGCGAACTTCGGCGCTGGGCGCGGTGGCCGCCGACGTGCTGGCACGCGGGGACGCCTCGCGCCTGGGCCTGATCGGCAGCGGGGTACAGGCCAAAGCGCACGCGCTGGCCGTGGCGACGGTGCGCCCGCTTTCACAGGTGCGAATCTACAGTCCGAATGCCCAGCACCGCGAGCGCCTGGCCGCCGAGCTGCGCGAACGGGGTCTGAATGCCCAGAGCGTGGGCAGCGCCGAGCAGGTCTGCGCCGAGAGCGACCTGCTGACCCTGGCGACCAGCAGCGCCGTGCCGGTCGTCAAAGCGGGCTGGGTGCGGCCCGGAACGCACGTCGCCAGCCTGGGGGCCAAAGAAAGAGGGCGCCACGAACTGCCACCGGAACTGACAGAGCGCTGCACCGTGATCGCCACTGACAGCCCGGCGCAACTCGGCGCGGCTCCCGGCGGGCATCTCGCGGCGAATTTCCCTGTCCTGGCGCTGGGCACCTGTCTGCAAAACCCGCCGCCCCGCCGACCGGAGGACATCACCCTCTTTCTGTCGGTGGGGCTGGCGGGCACGGAAGTGCTGCTGGCGCGGGCGATGCTGCCAAGCTAA